The DNA window GCAGTATGGTGAGTACGTAGGAAAcccaaacaaaaagaaaactctGATTGAAACTCATAATACCAATGCTATTATAATCCATAAGCGAGTTGAAAGGGGTAAAACAAGATGAACAATGCACAAACTCGACTCTAAATCCATTTCATTACAGGAAACAGATCATATGGCATGGTAAGACAAACAAATGTGATACGAAGACAACCGCAAGCATACATTTGTCTAAATATTGTTATTGTAACTGTTAGAAAGGAGAAGCACAACAAGGGTATTGATGATAAGTAAGTATAAATGTGCTGCTATATGttctaaaaataaacttaattttcacatatttaggtattatatttatttataggtTGCTGATGCTCAAGAGCTCAACATAAGATGagattgattattttgtttaagaatCAGGGACATTAGCTCTTACCGGACTCTATTTACATTTCGAAGGTCGGCATTTTCCCTCTATACATCATTCTTCTAATTTACTTTCAATTCATATTAGGTACTCATAATACACTAAGAAAAGAGCATCAGGATAATCTTTTGGCAAGCTATTGATGTAGAGGTAGAACCGCAACAAATCCTCTTTGGAAATCGCTTTCGTGTCAACAACTTCACTGTTACAAGTGAGAACCCACAAGTCTTCCGAGTTAACTCTCTTTAAGCTGCCACGGCAAAAAGGGCAGGACTCCGACCTTGTGTTCCTGCAATtgtgaaaaaaaccaaataagtGAAAATATGGCAACTCTCTTTGATATCAAGTATTCACAGAGGAAAAGGGCATGATATTGCAGTAAGATTTCGAGGTTTGTAGTTACCAATTGTGGTAGCATTTGATGCACATTGCATGACAACAGTTAGGCAAGACCATTTTGGTGCAGGGCTCCAAACAAATTCCACATTCATCTTCCCTCTCTAAATCAATATTGGCAAGCCTGTTATCTCCTTCCACCTTTTTTCCCAAACTCTCCATGCCATAATTCTCTCCTTTAACATCCCCCAGCTCTTCTAAGTTACTATTAAGCCGATGAAGAGACGGCAATATAACGCCTGCCATTCATTTTTATGAAAACAGaaaaagtcaaataaaacaTACAATCAGAATGGTTGGAAATTAGTTTTAATGCATTTATAACTATAGTTTATGGATTaagaaaagccaaaaaaaaaaagtagataattTGCATACCATAGAATTCCTGAACTGTTGCTTTCCTTCCATGCTTAGATAGGCTTGGTCTACCATCAGTATACACCTGCAAGGCATTTACGAGCCAAAAATTTATGAACTTGCCAACTATATACAGCAATATGCAAGAAATGGAAACTTTAGCAAACTATCTTTTAAGAATCACCGGACCAAAAAGAGAACTGACCTTATATACTAGTACATGAAAGAAATTTAGATATCTGGGGAGCAGGCAAAAATAAGAACAATCTATTCTTTGTagcagaaagaaaaagagaggagccCACTGATTGTAAGCTAATTTCATCCGCAGGCGTGCTCCACCCTTGTCCTTTGGAATTGCAGCAGCCCTAATACACCATAATTCACATCATGTAACAAAATTAGTTAAATTGAGTCTCATTATTTGGCCCAAGCATAATACTGgtcaccaaaaaaagaaagaaattttaaaagtttccactcatttttttttttctgaaaacagAGAAGGCATGATAAGAGAAAGAATCCCAATTCCCAACTGTCTCTGCTTATTAGCACCTggaattttatgaaattttagtCAAAGTAGCTCACTTTAGCTGCAATTGAATAGGCAGACATCAACACCAAAATCCATTCTTTGTGTGTGCTGTACAAAAATAtaccaatcttttttttatgtttaactaATATGAAATTCAACTGATACATTAACTCCCACTTGAAAACATCGTTCTACAAGCtcacaaaatctaaaaatagcATAGCACAGATTATAATTGATCATAGAAAGCAAGAAGATACAGACCAACTACAACAAAATTCCTATCCTCTGTTtcctcaaattaataataaaacaacctGTGTTCTTGTTGATTATAACATAACAAGTGATTCTTAAAATCCCgagaagaaatgaaaataaacaaaaacaacccATCTCATCATCAAAAGAGAAGtcgaaaaaaaatacaatgaatttAACTCACAAAGCATTAGCATGCTGAATATCAGCCTCCAAAACTTTAAGGGAATCTTCGTAAGATGAGTTGGTCAACTGATAACACATCATCTCCATCTCCCTCAAACTGAAAGCCCCCAAAAACCAGTAGCTGATGTTTCGATAAAGAGAAAACAACATAAGAAAAAGGTCTACGTCTCTAGCTTTCTCTCTAGGGCGGCTTTGTGACGCTAAGTGGTTCGGTTTTATTGATGGTCAGAGAATACTTTGTGTATAATTCTCAAGAGGTGGGTGGCTGTGTGTTGTTTGTCTGTTGAGGATGCTCtcctttaatctttttttttttttttgttcttatctaCTAATCTTTTGCTTTTAGAGTCTTCctccctgttttttttcttattctttcaaaTAACCTTTCATTTCACGGGTTCTTTATTGCCTTGCCTTGCCTCTCTATGTTTCGAATTTACTTCCCGTGGATTCTATGTTATTCGTGGATGACTTATTGGGATTTGTACAATCAAATAGCCCTCCAAGAAGGAGCTAACAAGACTTGGTGGCGGGTTCTTGATTGAGTTTTTAAGGTATTATCTTTGTTAGGTAAACTATAGCAGCCTTGTTTgagttggctttttttttttttttttttttttcagtggcTTGTGAAATTGGTGACagcttgaattttaattatagaaTAGAAACCCTAATTTAATGGGGTCgaatcatattatatatattgtcacgtgattggattttttttgtcgaAATTTTCCAGCTCCTGTATGGACTATGGAGGCCTAGCTCCTTCCTAGATTAGGTTTTTCTTATGTTATTTACCCCTATTTATCtagcaagtaattttttttttattaatcatattacaaaacaagtaaaatacACAAGTAAAAAAGATGCAATATATACGAACACTCAAATTATTACGGCAAGTAGTCTTAACCTTTCGTTAATTTAGAAGAATACACAACACCTagtggataaaataaaaacattactgTTTTCCATGCGATTTAGTGTTGTTATTAGTTTAATTAGTATAAAAATAGTGTTTGAAAAAggggttaaaattatatttttatatcattttaatatattgataataaaaataattttttttaaaataaaaaaatattattttaatatatttttaataaaaatatttaaaaccacAACAACCATATCATTTTTAATGAATCCAAAAcaagtgaacattaacaaactattCACACACGCCACCAAAAATGTGGAGtcaaagcaatatatatatatatatatatatatatatatatatatatatatccttgttCAATGCCAATTGCCAATAGGTCAACCAAGAGAATTGGGAGGCAACTCAATCTGCTTGGGGCACAAGGCTCTCCCTCTCTCCACCTGTTTGAGAGGGCAACACAATCATGACGTCTTCCACAAGGTGCCTCtcaattgttattttcttcttcttctttcttctagtcaattcatttattttgacaaaacaaTTGTGGGCCTCtcaattttattgtattgtaacatttaatctaaaaaaaaggtacaaaaaacaacaaaaatctgtGAATATGGTAAAGAGTATATGTTACAGATAAGCAAAGGCTGCTGGAAAGAAAATTATCTGGCGGCTGGGACAAGGCAACCATTAGATGAGTCAGGGCTCTGGCTCTCAATCTCAAGAAAGCTTGTAAGTAATGTTTTCCGGGAAGATTGTGCCTTTGAACTACCAGAATGTAGTTTTTGACTGCCGTAAGTTCCCTTTTCAATCTTGTTAGCTTCTTGTATTGCCAAAATTATTTCTTGCATCCTTGGTCGCGAAACTGCACGCTGTTCTACGCACTGGATCGCAACTTCAGCGATCCTCCAAATGGACTCCATCTTCACATTTCCAATTAGGACAGGATCTACAATGCTCATCGCATCTCCTTTACGAATCAAGGCCCTTGCCTGCACAAGATCGCAGCACCTCTGGATTATTGAGTCTTAATTTGATTTCATAGACTATATTTGCTCTGATTCAAGAAAGATGCTTATATGTCTTTGGAAAGAATGATGACAGTGAAAATGCATACCCAATGAACAATGTTCATCTCAGCGCCAAAATCTTCTGTCGAAACAGGTTTTTTCCCTGATAACAGCTCAAGGAGAACTACTCCAAAACTGTAGACATCACTTTTTTCAGTCAATTGCTGATTTGCATAGTACCTGGAGAAGCA is part of the Populus alba chromosome 10, ASM523922v2, whole genome shotgun sequence genome and encodes:
- the LOC118033513 gene encoding E3 ubiquitin-protein ligase AIRP2; translation: MLFSLYRNISYWFLGAFSLREMEMMCYQLTNSSYEDSLKVLEADIQHANALAAAIPKDKGGARLRMKLAYNQWAPLFFFLLQRIDCSYFCLLPRYLNFFHVLVYKVYTDGRPSLSKHGRKATVQEFYGVILPSLHRLNSNLEELGDVKGENYGMESLGKKVEGDNRLANIDLEREDECGICLEPCTKMVLPNCCHAMCIKCYHNWNTRSESCPFCRGSLKRVNSEDLWVLTCNSEVVDTKAISKEDLLRFYLYINSLPKDYPDALFLVYYEYLI